In the genome of Candidatus Pristimantibacillus lignocellulolyticus, the window CCTGATGAAACTTGCGGATCTTCCACCTGTTCTATCCGAATGTCTTTACTATTGTGAAAAACTGCTGCCCGCATGTAATCAACTCCTAATTTATATTTACAATATTAGTATAAAAGTTTGTAGTTATAAATAAAAGTTAATATAATTAAAGATGTATTAACTTTTACTTAAGGTGTGATGAGATGAACATCGAACAACTAACGTATATTGTGGAAGTTGCCAATAGAAAATCATTAGCTGAAGCTTCAAAAACGTTAAATATTAGCCAGTCTGCATTGAGCCAAGCGATAACACGATTAGAATCTGAACTAAATATGAAAATATTCGACCGTACAAGAACAGGGGCTAAGACGACAAAAGAGGGTGATATGATTGTCGAAAAAGCACTTTATGCTTTAAACGCCATCTATCAGATAAAAGAGGAAGCTTACAAACAAAATAATAACAAAGACGATTTGCTACGTATAGCAGCAATTCCAGGTTTGACCGTCCCATTAATTGATACGTACTCTTCCTTCAAAAAAAATAAATCAAGCTTAAATTTAGAGATAAACGAAAAATCAAGCACAAAAATAATAAGGGATATAAAAAACGATGCCGCAGATATTGGTTTTATAGCAATCAATAAAGCCAACATTGATTCATTAAGTGAACTTAGCTTCACACCGATTATTAATGGGGAATTATTAATCTTTACCTCAAAACAATTAGAAATGCCTAGCTGCGATAATGAAATTACTGCTGACTTTTTGAAGCAGCAAACTTTCGCATTATATAAAGATGAATATGTAGAAGATTTCATTGCTAATTTCCAAAGACAATATGGACCGGTAGACGTTTTCTTCAAAACAACGAATGTAGATATAATAAATAAAGCTGTATTTGAGTTTGGTGCTATTACACTTGGACACGATATTTCTACCTTATTTAACTCTGAATTTTCAAGAAGTAAAATGAAAACCTACAGTTTAGGCAATTTCTATGATTCTTCTTTCAGATTCGGTTGGGTGAGCAAGAACGATTATAAACTATCGAACGAAGCGAAGCTTTACATCGAGGGAATTAACCAAACTTTGATTAAACATAGTAGCATGATCTAACTAACTTCAAATCGTCGATTGATATCACTTCATTCCACTCTTATAAAATTACTATCATCATTTCAGTTAGTAATTTACTACGATATCATCTTTATAAACAACACAAAACACCATCCACATGTGGATGGTGTTTTTCTAGGTGAAGGCGATAAGCAATTCACTTCATAAAAAATGGTTTTCAAATCAATTGTTGACAGCATAAATTCCGGGTGATATATTGTGTATATACGGTATACACAGTTTTAAGGGAGGTTGTTATATGTTAGCCTTAGATATTAAGCATCTGAACAAGAAATATGATAGTTTTCAATTGAAAGATGTATCTTTGCAATTAGAAATGGGCTATATTATGGGCTTTATCGGAGCCAACGGTGCAGGGAAAACAACAACGATTAAATCAATACTGAATATAATTCAAATCGATAGTGGTGAAATTAGCATTTTAGGCAAAGATGCCATAAAGCATGAGATTGAGTTGAAGCAAGAGATTGGTTTCTCATTCGGCGGCATTGATTTTTATACTCGCAGCAAAATCAAAACATTAACTAATGTAATTAAGAAGTTTTATAAGAATTGGGATGATGAAACCTATTACAGCTATATAAAAAGATTCAATTTGGATGAAAATAAAAAAATAGTCCAGTTATCGACTGGTATGAAAGTAAAGTATAGTTTGGCTCTTGCTTTATCCCACGGAGCTAAAATTCTCATATTAGATGAACCAACAAGTGGGCTAGATCCAGTTGCAAGAGGTGAACTATTAACTATCTTTCAGGAGTTAGTAGAACCGGGTTATATTAGCATCCTCTTCTCAACTCATATCACATCAGATTTAGAAAAGTGTGCTGATTATATAACCTTTATCCACAAAGGACAAATTATCAATAGCTGCGAAAAAGAAGATTTCATTAACTCGTATCGCTTGATAAACGGTAAAGAAAGTCAACTTTCTGAAGTCAAAGACCAATTAATATCCTACAAAACAAATTCATTTGGCTTTACAGGATTGATTCATACTAAAGATCTTGATCCTTCTTCCGATATTAAATCAACTTTGCCTAATCTCGAGGACATTATGATCTATGTATCAATGAAGGAGGATTTGAATGTATAACTTACTAATGAAAGAATTAAAACTCGGAGTAAGTCCTTTTTTTTATGCATTAC includes:
- a CDS encoding LysR family transcriptional regulator; this encodes MNIEQLTYIVEVANRKSLAEASKTLNISQSALSQAITRLESELNMKIFDRTRTGAKTTKEGDMIVEKALYALNAIYQIKEEAYKQNNNKDDLLRIAAIPGLTVPLIDTYSSFKKNKSSLNLEINEKSSTKIIRDIKNDAADIGFIAINKANIDSLSELSFTPIINGELLIFTSKQLEMPSCDNEITADFLKQQTFALYKDEYVEDFIANFQRQYGPVDVFFKTTNVDIINKAVFEFGAITLGHDISTLFNSEFSRSKMKTYSLGNFYDSSFRFGWVSKNDYKLSNEAKLYIEGINQTLIKHSSMI
- a CDS encoding ABC transporter ATP-binding protein; protein product: MLALDIKHLNKKYDSFQLKDVSLQLEMGYIMGFIGANGAGKTTTIKSILNIIQIDSGEISILGKDAIKHEIELKQEIGFSFGGIDFYTRSKIKTLTNVIKKFYKNWDDETYYSYIKRFNLDENKKIVQLSTGMKVKYSLALALSHGAKILILDEPTSGLDPVARGELLTIFQELVEPGYISILFSTHITSDLEKCADYITFIHKGQIINSCEKEDFINSYRLINGKESQLSEVKDQLISYKTNSFGFTGLIHTKDLDPSSDIKSTLPNLEDIMIYVSMKEDLNV